One Xenopus tropicalis strain Nigerian chromosome 8, UCB_Xtro_10.0, whole genome shotgun sequence genomic window carries:
- the vps39 gene encoding vam6/Vps39-like protein (The RefSeq protein has 1 substitution compared to this genomic sequence): MHDAFEPVLILEKLPLQIECLAAWEEWLLVGTKQGHLLLYRVKKEQGCNQFEVTLEKSNKNFAKKIQQIHVVPQFKILVSLLDNNVCVHDLLTFQLITTISKAKGASLLSCHLQKSRPGEEVLKMCVAVKRKLQLYFWKDRAFHELQGDFSVPDVPKSMAWCENSICVGFKRDYYLIRVDGKGSIKELFPTGKQLEPLAVPLQDGKVAVGQDDLTVVLNEEGTCTPKCALNWTDIPMAMEHQPPYIIAVLPRYVEVRTFEPRLLVQSIELQRPRFVTSGGPNIVYVASNHFVWRLVPVSIATQIQQLLQDKQFELALQLARMKDDSDGEKLQQIHHIQNLYAFNLFCQKRFEESMQGFAKLGTDPTHVIGMYPDLLPSDYRKQLQYPNPVPALSGAELEKASLALIDYLTQKRSHLVKKLNDSDHQSTTSPLMEGTPTIKSKKKLLQIIDTTLLKCYLHTNGALVASLLRLENNHCHVEESEHVLKKAHKYSELIILYEKKGLHDKALQVLLDQSIKANSPLKGHERTVQYLQHLGEENISLIFAHCSWVLRIHPVDGLKIFTEDLPEVESLPRKPVLDFLLANHIDLAIPYLEHVILTWEDQFPEFHNCLIKLYCEKVQKLMKDPPTGTGSVLKSMKWGKMVRYLIKKRQISRKKSAENSWIS, translated from the exons aagaaTGGCTTCTCGTTGGAACTAAACAAGGACACCTGCTGCTATACAGGGTCAAGAAGGAACAAG GCTGCAACCAGTTTGAAGTGACTTTGGAGAAATCAAACAAGAACTTTGCCAAGAAAATTCAGCAG attCATGTTGTTCCTCAGTTTAAGATTCTGGTCAGTTTGCTTG ATAATAATGTTTGCGTGCACGACTTGTTAACTTTCCAGTTAATTACCACAATTTCAAAGGCAAAGGGAGCTTCACTGTTGTCTTGTCACCTCCAG AAGTCCAGACCTGGAGAGGAGGTGTTGAAGATGTGTGTGGCTGTCAAGAGAAAACTGCAGTTATATTTCTGGAAAGACAGAGCCTTCCATGAGCTACAG GGTGACTTTAGTGTTCCAGATGTTCCCAAATCTATGGCATGGTGTGAGAACTCAATCTGTGTGGGATTTAAACGGGATTATTACTTGATCAGG GTTGATGGGAAAGGCTCCATTAAAGAGCTTTTCCCCACAGGCAAGCAGCTGGAGCCACTGGCAGTGCCACTGCAGGATGGAAAGGTGGCCGTGGGACAGGATGACTTAACGGTGGTTTTGAACGAGGAAGGAACGTGTACTCCAAAATGTGCTCTGAACTGGACTGACATCCCAATGGCAATGG AGCATCAGCCTCCATATATAATTGCCGTTTTGCCCCGGTATGTGGAAGTCCGGACATTTGAACCACGGCTGTTGGTACAAAGCATTGAGTTACAAAGACCTCGTTTTGTTACATCTGGAGG ACCCAATATTGTATATGTGGCCAGCAATCACTTTGTCTGGAGGTTGGTTCCAGTGTCCATTGCCACACAGATACAGCAGCTGTTACAGGACAAGCAGTTTGAACTCGCACTGCAGTTAGCG agaatgaAGGATGACTCAGATGGAGAGAAGCTACAGCAAATCCATCACATCCAGAATCTGTATGCCTTTAATTTATTTTGCCAGAAACGTTTTGAAGAATCCATGCAGGGTTTTGCCAAGCTTGGAACAG ATCCTACCCACGTTATCGGAATGTACCCGGATCTGCTACCTTCTGATTACAGGAAGCAGCTTCAGTACCCTAACCCTGTTCCTGCCCTATCTGGAGCAGAGCTAGAAAAGGCCAGCTTAGCACTTATAGATTACTTGACCCAG AAAAGGAGCCACCTGGTTAAAAAGTTGAATGACTCTGACCACCAATCCACCACGTCTCCTCTGATGGAAGGAACTCCAACCATCAAATCCAAAAAAAAGCTCCTGCAGATTATAGATACCACTCTACTTAAGTGCTACTTGCAT ACTAACGGGGCCCTGGTGGCATCACTCCTGCGACTGGAGAACAATCACTGCCATGTTGAGGAAAGTGAACATGTCCTGAAGAAGGCACACAAGTACAGTGAGCTAATCATCCTTTATGAAAAgaaggggctgcatgacaagg CATTACAGGTCCTACTAGATCAGTCAATAAAAGCCAACTCCCCACTGAAGGGCCATGAAAGGACAGTGCAGTATCTACAGCACCTTG GGGAGGAGAATATTTCTCTGATTTTTGCACATTGTAGCTGGGTACTGCGGATTCATCCAGTGGACGGACTTAAG ATTTTCACAGAGGATCTGCCTGAAGTGGAAAGTCTCCCTCGGAAGCCTGTCCTAGATTTTTTATTGGCAAACCACATTGATTTGGCAATTCCATACTTG GAGCATGTCATCCTGACGTGGGAAGACCAGTTTCCAGAATTCCACaattgtttaattaaactttATTGTGAGAAGGTTCAGAAACTGATGAAAGATCCGCcaacaggtacaggatct GTCCTGAAATCAACGAAGTGGGGGAAGATGGTTCGGTACCTGATAAAAAAGAGGCAGATAAGCCGGAAGAAATCCGCAGAAAACTCTTGGATTTCTTAG
- the vps39 gene encoding vam6/Vps39-like protein isoform X1, with translation MHDAFEPVLILEKLPLQIECLAAWEEWLLVGTKQGHLLLYRVKKEQGCNQFEVTLEKSNKNFAKKIQQIHVVPQFKILVSLLDNNVCVHDLLTFQLITTISKAKGASLLSCHLQKSRPGEEVLKMCVAVKRKLQLYFWKDRAFHELQGDFSVPDVPKSMAWCENSICVGFKRDYYLIRVDGKGSIKELFPTGKQLEPLAVPLQDGKVAVGQDDLTVVLNEEGTCTPKCALNWTDIPMAMEHQPPYIIAVLPRYVEVRTFEPRLLVQSIELQRPRFVTSGGPNIVYVASNHFVWRLVPVSIATQIQQLLQDKQFELALQLARMKDDSDGEKLQQIHHIQNLYAFNLFCQKRFEESMQGFAKLGTDPTHVIGMYPDLLPSDYRKQLQYPNPVPALSGAELEKASLALIDYLTQKRSHLVKKLNDSDHQSTTSPLMEGTPTIKSKKKLLQIIDTTLLKCYLHTNGALVASLLRLENNHCHVEESEHVLKKAHKYSELIILYEKKGLHDKALQVLLDQSIKANSPLKGHERTVQYLQHLGEENISLIFAHCSWVLRIHPVDGLKIFTEDLPEVESLPRKPVLDFLLANHIDLAIPYLEHVILTWEDQFPEFHNCLIKLYCEKVQKLMKDPPTGPEINEVGEDGSVPDKKEADKPEEIRRKLLDFLDISNCYQPEQLISHFPFDGLLEERALLLGRMGKHEQALFIYVHILEDTNMAEQYCHKHYDPRKEGNRDVYLSLIRMYLSPPDFHCLGPIKIKLEEPQPNLKAALAVLEQHHGKLNTTKAINLLPANTKIKEIQIFLEKVLEENAQRRRFNQVLKNLLYSEFLRAQEERISHQQVKCVITEEKVCSVCKKKIGNSAFARYPNGVVVHYFCAKDVNSVDT, from the exons aagaaTGGCTTCTCGTTGGAACTAAACAAGGACACCTGCTGCTATACAGGGTCAAGAAGGAACAAG GCTGCAACCAGTTTGAAGTGACTTTGGAGAAATCAAACAAGAACTTTGCCAAGAAAATTCAGCAG attCATGTTGTTCCTCAGTTTAAGATTCTGGTCAGTTTGCTTG ATAATAATGTTTGCGTGCACGACTTGTTAACTTTCCAGTTAATTACCACAATTTCAAAGGCAAAGGGAGCTTCACTGTTGTCTTGTCACCTCCAG AAGTCCAGACCTGGAGAGGAGGTGTTGAAGATGTGTGTGGCTGTCAAGAGAAAACTGCAGTTATATTTCTGGAAAGACAGAGCCTTCCATGAGCTACAG GGTGACTTTAGTGTTCCAGATGTTCCCAAATCTATGGCATGGTGTGAGAACTCAATCTGTGTGGGATTTAAACGGGATTATTACTTGATCAGG GTTGATGGGAAAGGCTCCATTAAAGAGCTTTTCCCCACAGGCAAGCAGCTGGAGCCACTGGCAGTGCCACTGCAGGATGGAAAGGTGGCCGTGGGACAGGATGACTTAACGGTGGTTTTGAACGAGGAAGGAACGTGTACTCCAAAATGTGCTCTGAACTGGACTGACATCCCAATGGCAATGG AGCATCAGCCTCCATATATAATTGCCGTTTTGCCCCGGTATGTGGAAGTCCGGACATTTGAACCACGGCTGTTGGTACAAAGCATTGAGTTACAAAGACCTCGTTTTGTTACATCTGGAGG ACCCAATATTGTATATGTGGCCAGCAATCACTTTGTCTGGAGGTTGGTTCCAGTGTCCATTGCCACACAGATACAGCAGCTGTTACAGGACAAGCAGTTTGAACTCGCACTGCAGTTAGCG agaatgaAGGATGACTCAGATGGAGAGAAGCTACAGCAAATCCATCACATCCAGAATCTGTATGCCTTTAATTTATTTTGCCAGAAACGTTTTGAAGAATCCATGCAGGGTTTTGCCAAGCTTGGAACAG ATCCTACCCACGTTATCGGAATGTACCCGGATCTGCTACCTTCTGATTACAGGAAGCAGCTTCAGTACCCTAACCCTGTTCCTGCCCTATCTGGAGCAGAGCTAGAAAAGGCCAGCTTAGCACTTATAGATTACTTGACCCAG AAAAGGAGCCACCTGGTTAAAAAGTTGAATGACTCTGACCACCAATCCACCACGTCTCCTCTGATGGAAGGAACTCCAACCATCAAATCCAAAAAAAAGCTCCTGCAGATTATAGATACCACTCTACTTAAGTGCTACTTGCAT ACTAACGGGGCCCTGGTGGCATCACTCCTGCGACTGGAGAACAATCACTGCCATGTTGAGGAAAGTGAACATGTCCTGAAGAAGGCACACAAGTACAGTGAGCTAATCATCCTTTATGAAAAgaaggggctgcatgacaagg CATTACAGGTCCTACTAGATCAGTCAATAAAAGCCAACTCCCCACTGAAGGGCCATGAAAGGACAGTGCAGTATCTACAGCACCTTG GGGAGGAGAATATTTCTCTGATTTTTGCACATTGTAGCTGGGTACTGCGGATTCATCCAGTGGACGGACTTAAG ATTTTCACAGAGGATCTGCCTGAAGTGGAAAGTCTCCCTCGGAAGCCTGTCCTAGATTTTTTATTGGCAAACCACATTGATTTGGCAATTCCATACTTG GAGCATGTCATCCTGACGTGGGAAGACCAGTTTCCAGAATTCCACaattgtttaattaaactttATTGTGAGAAGGTTCAGAAACTGATGAAAGATCCGCcaacag GTCCTGAAATCAACGAAGTGGGGGAAGATGGTTCGGTACCTGATAAAAAAGAGGCAGATAAGCCGGAAGAAATCCGCAGAAAACTCTTGGATTTCTTAGATATATCAAACTGCTACCAGCCAGAACAATTGATAAGCCATTTCCCATTTGATG GATTGCTGGAGGAGAGGGCTCTATTGTTGGGCCGGATGGGCAAACATGAGcaagcattatttatttatgtgcacATCCTTGAGGATACCAACATGGCAGAGCA GTACTGCCACAAACACTATGACCCTAGGAAGGAAGGTAACAGAGAC GTCTACCTCTCCCTTATAAGGATGTACCTTTCCCCACCTGATTTTCATTGTTTGGGTCCCATAAAGATAAAACTGGAGGAGCCACAGCCTAATCTTAAAGCAGCATTAGCAGTTCTGGAACAACATCATGGAAAACTGAACACTACCAAG GCAATAAACTTGCTCCCAGCAAACACTAAAATAAAGGAGATTCAGATTTTTCTGGAGAAAGTGTTGGAGGAAAATGCCCAGAGAAGGAGGTTCAACCAAGTTCTAAAGAATCTGCTTTACTCCGAGTTCCTAAGG GCTCAAGAGGAGAGGATTTCTCATCAGCAAGTGAAGTGTGTTATTACGGAGGAAAAAGTTTGCAGTGTGTGCAAGAAGAAGATTGGAAACAG TGCCTTCGCTCGGTATCCGAATGGGGTGGTTGTGCATTATTTCTGTGCCAAGGATGTCAATTCAGTTGACACATGA